CCAGTATGGCGATGAGCTCTATGACGTGATGCGCTCGCTCAAGGTGCTCTGTGACCCCACCGGTATGCTCAACCCCGGCGTGATCATGAACGACGACCCCGACGTGCACCTGCGCGACATTAAGACCACCCCGCTCGTTGCCGAGGAGGTTGACCGCTGCGTCTCCTGCGGCTATTGCGAACCGGTCTGCCCGAGTCGGGAGCTCACCCTCACGCCTCGGCAGCGCATCGTCACGCTGCGCGCTATCGAACAGGCGAAGATTGACGGTGACACTGAGCTGGCCGCCGAGCTGTCGAAGGACTACACCTACAGCGCGGTGGAGACCTGTGCCGTCGACGGCATGTGTCAGACCGCCTGCCCGGTGAACATCGACACGGGCAGTCTCGTGAAGCGGCTGCGCCGGGCGCAACCAAAACCCGTGCAGGAAAAGGTGTGGAACGCGGCCGCGAAGAACTGGGGAACGGTTACGCGCGGAGCGGGCCTCGCGCTCTCCGTGGTTGCTCACGTGCCCACGCCGCTGGTGCTGGGTCCCAATCGTCTCGCCCGCGTGGTTCTGGGTACCGACACCGTTCCCCTGTATTCACCCGAACTTCCGGCCGGCGGTCCCACCCGGCAGCGTCCGGCCCCCGCGGTTCCGGCCCTCGGGATGGTGGAAGCCGTGTATTTTCCGGCCTGTGTGAGCACCATGTTCGGTCCAGCGGATGCCGCATCCCCCGGCGTGCAGGTGAGCTTCGAGCAGCTCTGCGCTCGCGTTGGCGTCACCCTCGTTGTCCCGCCCGAGATTGACGGTCTGTGCTGCGGAACTCCATGGGCCTCGAAGGGGCTCATCACGGGGCAGGCCACCATGCGGGCGAACACCCTGACCGCGCTCCGCCTCGCCACCCGGAACGGGGCTCTCCCCATCATCTGTGACGCGTCATCGTGCACGGAGGGTCTTCGTTCCACGATCGAGAGCGATGAGAACGAACCCTCGATGCGCGTGATGGACGCGGTGGAGTTCGCGGCCACACGCATCCTCCCGAATCTGCCCGCGTACGAGAAGCTCGAATCTCTCGCGCTGCACCCCACGTGCTCGTCCACGCGGCTCGGAATCAACGATTCTCTGCGCGTCGTCGCCGAGGGGGTTGCAGTCCGAGTGGATGTGCCGGAGAACTGGGGCTGTTGCGGGTTCGCTGGCGATCGCGGCATGCTGCATCCCGAGCTCACCGAGTCGGCCACGCGCACGCAGGCCGCGGAAGTGGCGGAGTTTGGCTCCGTCGCCCACGCCTCCTGCAACCGCACCTGCGAGCTCGGGATGACTCGGGCCACCCAGGAACCGTATCGTCACGTGCTGGAACTTCTGGCCGATCTTACGGCTGCTCCCCTTCCGCAGTCCGCACCTTCCGTCCCGCTGGTCGTGCCCCTGCCCGCTTAGCACCAAGCGACCCCCGCGAGCCGACCTCGAGACGCCCCCCTTTTCGCTGGTCGAGCCTGTCCAGACCCCGCGAGCCAACCTCGAGACGCCCCCCCTTTTTCGCTGGTCGAGCCTGTCGAGACCCCGCAACTCAACCTCGAGACGCGCCCCCCTTTTTCGCTGGTCAAGACCCCGCGAGCCAACCTCAGGAACACTCCCATTTTCGCTGGTCGAGCTTGTCGAGACCCCGCAACTCAACCTCGAGACGCGCACCCCTTTTCGCTGGTCGACACCTCGCGAGCCGACCTCAGGAACGCCCCCATTTTCGCTGGTCGAGCCTGTCGAGACCCCGCGAGCCGACCTCGATACGCTCCCGTCGCATCCGCTGATCGGTACATGAGGTGTTCTCATGAATGTCGGTGGTGCCTGCTTGACTTGGGTTATGGAGAACAACGACGAAGTGCCTCCAGAGGAGGATGCCGCGGGACTTGTCCCGCCCGACCCACCAGCACCAACCATCCCCAGTTTGCCGATCCCTGGTCAGTTGGCGATCACCACCGGTGACATTCGGCCCTGTGACGTGCCGCGGGTGAGGCGGGTGATTGATAAGGGTCAGAACATTCTGCTGGAGAGCATCACGGCCTTTGACCGCCTCATCAACTCCGCTCATGCCGCCCGTGCCACTGTCATTGCTGGCGCGCACCTGTGGACCACCAGTACCGCGCAGACCGGTCGCCCGAACGGCTCGCACGACCTCAGCGAATTTCAGTGGTCTGATGCCACCGCAGCGCATGAGGGGTTCGTGGCGGAACTGGCGGCGTTACTGACCATCTCGGAAGGTTCCGCCCGCAACCTCCTTACCGAAAGTGAGGTGTTACAAAACACTCTGCCCGGTACCCGCCGGGCCCTGCAGGCGGGAGACATCAGCTACCGTCACGCGCAGGTAATCATCGACAACGCTCTCTCCTTGCCCGATGCGTCGCACGGCGACTACGAAACGGAGGTCCTCACCAACGCCGCCACGCTCACCGTCCCGCAACTAAAGAAAAAAGCCATCACCGTGCGCGAACTCACCCACCCCGACAGTATCCGCGCCCGGCACCGAACAGCCCTGACCGATCGGTGCCTGCACGTGCAACCCGCCCGGGACGCCATGGCCTACCTTGACCTCACCCTCTCCAACGACGATGCGGCCGCCATCAACGACCGCATCGACACCCTCGCCCGCAGCCTGCAAACCACCGACGAAGACCGCACCCTCACCCAGTTACGCTGCGACGTGGCCGTTGACCTGCTCCTGAAAGGCGTCACCGAAACCGGTCTCGGTGCTGGCATCACCGGCAACGTTTACGTCACCGTGCCCGTACTCACCCTCATGGGCAAAGGAAACGAACCGGCGATGCTCGAAGGGTTCGGACCCATCGACCCCGACACGGCCCGCCGCATCGCCGGCACCGCCACCGGGTTTCACCGCCTCCTCATCCACCCCGAAACCGGTGCCGTGCTCTCCTTCGGCAAAGACACCTACCGTGTTCCGGCAGCCCTGCGCCGCTACCTCGAAGTACGCGACGAAACATGCCGCTTCGTGGGCTGCAACAAAAGCGCCCGGCACTGCGACATGGACCACACCCTCGCCTGGCAACACGGCGGCGATACCACCTTCACCAACCTCGCCGCCCTCTGCCGACGAAGCCACAAAATCAAACACGAAACCGGGTGGAACGTCACCCAAGACACCACCGGCACCCTCACCTGGACCAGCCCCGCCGGCAAACACTACGCCACCCACCCCGCCAGCAGGCTCCGCCCCCCGGTCCTCCCGCCAGAACTCACCCCACCCCCAGAAAAGGCGCCCTACCTCAACCCCTGGACCCAACCCATCACCTTCCCCACCAACGCCCCCTTCTAAAGACGGGAGACCCAAGGAGAACTCAAGGCCAGCAGAACCTTCTAGAAGACTGAGCAGCTCCGGGCGTTAACGCCCGGAGAGACTTTTACCCCGCACTGAGCTGCCGCGGGCATTTCGGACAGCGGAATTAGTGGATTCTTCTACGCTGCCAATGCTGGCTGCTGATAACCATAGTGGACTTCATTAGGCCTGCGGTAACCAAGAGCTGAGTGCCGGCGTCGGCTGTTGTAAAACCCTTCGATGTAGCGAATGACGTCGCTGCGAGCTTGTGATTTCGTGGCGTAAGCGGTGCGATAAACACGCTCATTCTTGAGCATCGAGAAGAAACTTTCCGCCATGCTGTTGTCCCAACACACGCCGGTGCGGCCCATGGAGGAACGCATCCCCAGGCCGGACACGAGAGCCCGAAATTCGGCCGAGGTATAGACGCTGCCGCGGTCGGAATGCCAGATCGCGTCGGCCTCGATCACGGTCGTCGCAGCGGCGTTGCGGAGGGCGTCGGCGACGAGCTCGGTGCGCATGTGATCGGCGATGGACCAGCCGACAACCTTCTTGGAATAGCAGTCGATGACGGTGGCCAGATAGATGAATCCTTGCCAGGTATGGATGTAGGTAATATCGCCGACGAACTTCACCCCGGGGCGGTCGGCGGTGAAGTCGCGTTTGACGAGGTCGGGCATGTTGGCGGCCGCTTCGGCATCGGCTTCGGTAGTGATGCGGAAAGGCCGTGGTTGGCAGGCTACGAGGCCAATCTGGCGCATAAGCTGCCGCACCAGTTCGGGCGAGCACTCGGTCTGCTCCGCGGCGAGGTCGGCGTGGATTCGGCGGTATCCGTAGGTGCCGTCGGACTCCTCGAAGAAGTGTTGAATCCGCGCGATCAGGGCCTCTCGCCGGGCCGCGGTCGCGGACTGCGGCCGGATCGCCCAGTGGTAGAAACCGGACGTTGACACGGCCAGCCAGAGGCACATTTTCACCACCGAATTCCGGTTGGTGGGCTCAGAATTTTGGGAGTCGATGTACTCGTACTTGCTCACTACCGCTGCTCCCGCGCGAAGTAAGCGCTGGCTTTTTTCAAGAAAGCGGTCTCCGCCCGCAGCTCTTGAACTTCCCGCTCGAGTTCCTTCAGACGGGCCCGTTCCGACACTGTCAGGTCCGCTTCGGTGCCGCCGTTGGCCTCGCGGTATTTGTTGAGCCAGTTCCGGAGCGTCTCGGGCCCGACGCCGTATGCGGTGGCGACGTCCTTGATCGGTTTGGAGGTATTGATCACCTCGCGGCACAGCTCGTCTTTGAACTCTTGGGTGAAACGCCTACGTGCTGCGGCCATGCTGATCTCTACTTTCAGTGAACTCTCATTTTAAGAGGGCCCGCTGTCCGAGATATCCGCGGCAGCTCACACCTCCACCTCGGTACACACGGCCAGCCTCACACGGACAGCCCCACACTCAAACACTGCTCAGAACCGCAGTGAATGCGGGATACTCAAGGACATGACCTTTGCTTCGCTCGCCGCGTTTGCTGGCTTGTGCCTCCTGCTGTCGGTAACCCCGGGGCCCGACACATTCCTGGTGCTGCGAATCGCGCTGAACCGCGCGGGCGCTGGCATCGCAGCCGCCGTGGGTTCCGCAGGCGCATCGCTGCTGTGGGCAGTGCTCGTGGGCCTCGGCCTGGCAGCCATCATGGAGCAGTCCGCTGAGGTTTTCCGCTGGCTGAAGATTGCGGGCGGCTTGTACTTGCTCTACCTTGGCATTTCTTCGTTCATGAAAAGCCGCACGTCCACAAAACGTGCACGTGAAACTCCTGGCCAGGAATTGCGCGTGCGCTATTCCCTACCCGCCGGGCTGAGCGCTGGCGCCCTGTCTACGATGCTCAATCCCAAGGTGGGTCTGTTTTACCTGGCGATCGTGCCGCAGTTCATCCCGCCGGGCGGGGACACCATGGCAACGGCTCTGATTCTGGGGGTCATCGAATCCGTCATTGCCTTTGCCTACCTCGCCATCATCGCGGTTATCGCAGCCAAGGCCATGTCGTGGCTACGTCGACCCAAGGTCAACGCGGCCGTGGAAAACTCCAGCAGCGCAATCATGGCCGTTCTCGGAGTGGGCGTCATTGCATCCGGAGCTACCGGGTAATTTTCCGTCCGCGTGTGACCGCGTTTCAGTTACCGTTGCAGCGGCTTAAATCGCAGCTCGTGGACTCCCCGCACGGGCGCCGTGCCTCCGTGAAAGCGCCCTGTTTCGGTGGGCGCACCCGAGATCGGTGGGCGCTACGCCCGTTACCGTAGCGGCCACCTATTTTCGAGGCGAAGCTGGCTGACGAGGTCTCGAGACGCCGGCGAAAAGCGTGCCGGCTCCTCGACCAGTGAGGCGAGGCTAGCGCACCACCACGACGGCGTGGGGCGCCAGCAGG
This sequence is a window from Cryobacterium sp. CG_9.6. Protein-coding genes within it:
- a CDS encoding IS3 family transposase (programmed frameshift), yielding MAAARRRFTQEFKDELCREVINTSKPIKDVATAYGVGPETLRNWLNKYREANGGTEADLTVSERARLKELEREVQELRAETAFLKKAKRLLRAGAAVVSKYEYIDSQNSEPTNRNSVVKMCLWLAVSTSGFYHWAIRPQSATAARREALIARIQHFFEESDGTYGYRRIHADLAAEQTECSPELVRQLMRQIGLVACQPRPFRITTEADAEAAANMPDLVKRDFTADRPGVKFVGDITYIHTWQGFIYLATVIDCYSKKVVGWSIADHMRTELVADALRNAAATTVIEADAIWHSDRGSVYTSAEFRALVSGLGMRSSMGRTGVCWDNSMAESFFSMLKNERVYRTAYATKSQARSDVIRYIEGFYNSRRRHSALGYRRPNEVHYGYQQPALAA
- a CDS encoding LysE family translocator; this encodes MTFASLAAFAGLCLLLSVTPGPDTFLVLRIALNRAGAGIAAAVGSAGASLLWAVLVGLGLAAIMEQSAEVFRWLKIAGGLYLLYLGISSFMKSRTSTKRARETPGQELRVRYSLPAGLSAGALSTMLNPKVGLFYLAIVPQFIPPGGDTMATALILGVIESVIAFAYLAIIAVIAAKAMSWLRRPKVNAAVENSSSAIMAVLGVGVIASGATG
- a CDS encoding HNH endonuclease signature motif containing protein, with the protein product MENNDEVPPEEDAAGLVPPDPPAPTIPSLPIPGQLAITTGDIRPCDVPRVRRVIDKGQNILLESITAFDRLINSAHAARATVIAGAHLWTTSTAQTGRPNGSHDLSEFQWSDATAAHEGFVAELAALLTISEGSARNLLTESEVLQNTLPGTRRALQAGDISYRHAQVIIDNALSLPDASHGDYETEVLTNAATLTVPQLKKKAITVRELTHPDSIRARHRTALTDRCLHVQPARDAMAYLDLTLSNDDAAAINDRIDTLARSLQTTDEDRTLTQLRCDVAVDLLLKGVTETGLGAGITGNVYVTVPVLTLMGKGNEPAMLEGFGPIDPDTARRIAGTATGFHRLLIHPETGAVLSFGKDTYRVPAALRRYLEVRDETCRFVGCNKSARHCDMDHTLAWQHGGDTTFTNLAALCRRSHKIKHETGWNVTQDTTGTLTWTSPAGKHYATHPASRLRPPVLPPELTPPPEKAPYLNPWTQPITFPTNAPF